A genomic window from Silene latifolia isolate original U9 population chromosome Y, ASM4854445v1, whole genome shotgun sequence includes:
- the LOC141630964 gene encoding uncharacterized protein LOC141630964: MPRSHGSELVPFNSEPEKTFRARRNFWKEIHQAEDLSTLDAAYTAFVAENQSLEEDTSTSAPTTIMATLASHSEPTLASLPKGFKLPTTDNGTFEIRPSYINLVERNMFGGAATKDPVKHMEKFVTYCCSIPLTVGVTQDQVKQVLFPFSLRDGAAEWLRDLDMEANAITDWNTLALEFYKRYFPPQKTNALRSQITSFKQGPTEDLNEAWVRFKRLVRSVPHHGFPIWFLCNQVYNGLYDDHRALLDSSANGRFQNNTTDATAWKLIDEIATHTDEYGNPRELKTTRSLGNQQTVYAMTQHETPCERCGIAGHGPVECMSPLEQVHAFQSFKQGTPYSNFYNERTREHPNFSYRSQNVLNPTPPPPQGPNQTYTIPQNRGNQPQGGYQRNNQGGQQHPNNDLSDIKAMLQQQMTASQKQEALITQLMAHNKMLDNQIAQLATSSRQPGTLPSQPEKSHDTANAIHLRSGLTYDGPAMPENVEEVIMEELDVDAEEKAADEAAVPSYAKFMKDILTRKRNFNEVETIAFTEECSALLQSKSPPKLKDPGSFSISCTIGTHVIDKALCDLGASVTVMPYSVCEKLNMGHLKVTNVTLQMADRTVKRPLGVLEDVSVKIGKFFIPVDFIVLDMTEDSQIPIILGRPFLHTVGAIIDVKKGRLTLEVGDDRVTFNLASTLAKPMIEDTCYAVDIVDESMFDYWTGSLLGDPLEALIALDDFAEDEQVDYETMKAL; the protein is encoded by the exons atgcccaggtctcacGGGTCCGAGCTCGTACCATTCAACTCTGAACCCGAAAAGACTTTCCGAGCTAGACGAAACTTTTGGAAAGAAATTCATCAAGCCGAAGACTTGAGTACGCTTGATGCTGCCTACACCGCTTTTGTTGCAGAAAATCAATCTTTAGAAGAAGATACATCTACTTCTGCCCCTACTACGATCATGGCTACATTAGCAAGTCATTCAGAGCCCACCCTTGCATCCTTACCTAAGGGATTCAAGTTGCCGACCACCGATAATGGCACCTTTGAGATCCgtccttcctatattaacctggtaGAACGAAACATGTTTGGAGGAGCAGCTACTAAGGATCCTGTCAAACATATGGAGAAGTTCGTGACATATTGTTGCTCAATCCCTTTGACTGTCGGGGTAACACAAGACCAAGTAAAACAAGTTTTATTCCCTTTTTCTCTGCGAGATGGTGCTGCAGAGTGGTTACGTGATTTGGACATGGAAGCAAATGCTATTACTGACTGGAATACACTCGCTCTTgaattctacaagaggtattttccaccacagaagaCAAACGCTCTTAGAAGCCAAATCACTAGTTTTAAACAGGGCCCCACTGAAGACCTCAATGAGGCATGGGTTCGCTTCAAGAGACTAGTCCGCTCAGtcccccatcatggtttcccgaTCTGGTTTCTATGCAATCAGgtttataatgggctctatgatgatcatagagctttGCTTGATTCTTCTGCAAATGGGAGGTTTCAAAACAACACTACTGATGCCACTGCTTGGAAATTGATTGATgagatagctactcacactgATGAGTATGGTAACCCTAGAG AGCTAAAGACTACCCGGTCTTTGGGAAATCAGCAGACAGTTTATGCCATGACCCAACATGAAACACCTTGTGAGCGATGTGGTATTGCAGGACATGGTCCGGTCGAGTGTATGAGTCCCTTGGAGCAGGTTCACGCCTTTCAGTCCTTCAAACAAGGTACACCATACTCAAATTTCTATAATGAGAGGACTAGGGAGCATCCAAATTTCTCTTATCGGAGTCAGAATGTTCTAAACCCGACCCCACCACCGCCACAAGGTCCGAATCAAACATATACCATTCCTCAGAATCGGGGAAATCAACCACAAGGTGGTTATCAGAGGAACAATCAAGGGGGTCAACAACATCCAAACAATGACCTCTCTGACATAAAGGCCATGCTTCAGCAACAGATGACCGCTTCACAAAAGCAAGAGGCACTTATCACTCAGTTGATGGCGCATAACAAGATGTTGGACAATCAAATTGCCCAACTAGCCACTTCAAGTAGACAACCGGGTACACTGCCGTCTCAGCCTGAGAAGTCGCATGACACGGCAAACGCGATTCATCTTcgaagcggtcttacttatgatggacccGCAATGCCCGAGAATGTTGAGGAGGTCATAATGGAGGAGTTAGATGTGGACGCGGAAGAAAAAGCAGCGGACGAAGCTGCT gtaccctcttacgctaagtttatgaaagacatCTTGACCCGTAAGAGGAACTTTAACGAGGTAGAGACCATTGCTTTTacagaagagtgtagtgcactcctaCAAAGCAAGTCTCCACCAAAATTGAAAGATCCTGGTAGTTTTTCAATTTCATGTACTATAGGCACTCATGTAATAGATAAAGCTTTATGTGATTTGGGTGCCAGTGTCACTGTCATGCCTTATTCGGTTTGCGAGAAACTGAATATGGGGCATCTTAAAGTTACCAATGTTACCCTACAAATGGCTGACCGAACAGTTAAGCGACCTCTAGGTGTATTAGAGGATGTCTCTGTTAAGATAGGTAAGTTTTTTATACCTGTTGACTTCATTGTATTGGATATGACCGAGGATTCTCAGATTCCCAtaattttgggtaggccatttttgcatACTGTAGGAGCCATTATTGATGTAAAAAAGGGACGTTTGACTCTCGAGGTAGGGGATGATAGAGTTACTTTTAATTTGGCTAGCACGCTGGCTAAGCctatgatagaggatacatgttatgcGGTAGACATTGTAGATGAATCTATGTTTG